The following coding sequences are from one Ornithodoros turicata isolate Travis chromosome 1, ASM3712646v1, whole genome shotgun sequence window:
- the LOC135378635 gene encoding zinc finger protein 287-like yields the protein MDSQLQQMHLLPKFSGQLSRVKLEPPDAACLHEQGQIEQQCCSESPSRGMTAGMCHIKEEPPDDSSNDRQIVEVKTEPYNTAVLAEQDHMGHSHHSTSEKATASTGALHLDTYNICDPVSTSRNSSNAQFSISAATVQLPFDNTIPVTVNGRPTGSVPRDISPRQSETQKTSESSISNHKNDKLYKGIDIGHLQVCLEAHNAKTLTCNACPATFHHMSAPRVHTKRHAGEGSYKCTLCTLACVSQVSLERHMLLHGCDKSPQCPAASEDQMGEKSLEAHCDLCPGTPSLSQSAKNHMLKPNGKRPHKCSLCPAVFSHSRELRRHGQTHTGEKPHKCGLCAATFVHRGHLTNHMRMHTDGKPCKCKFCPAEFINLHNLKDHERTHTGEKPFKCDICPAEFSQSTNLRRHKRTHTGERPYKCDLCSAAFNQSTLLWHHKRTHTGEKPYKCDLCLTRFSRMHHLKDHVRTHTGKKPYSCNLCHIGFSRRTNLRRHKEMHTE from the exons ATGGATTCGCAACTGCAACAAATGCATCTGCTCCCAAAGTTCAGTGGCCAGCTCTCAAGAGTAAAATTGGAACCTCCCGATGCCGCTTGCCTGCACGAACAGGGCCAGATAGAGCAGCAGTGCTGCAGCGAGTCTCCATCAAGAG GGATGACAGCTGGGATGTGCCACATTAAAGAGGAACCCCCAGATGACTCTTCAAATGATCGTCAGATCGTAGAAGTGAAAACGGAGCCTTATAACACTGCAGTTTTGGCGGAGCAAGACCATATGGGACACAGCCATCACTCAACTTCAGAAA AAGCAACAGCAAGCACTGGAGCACTTCATCTTGACACTTACAACATTTGTGATCCCGTATCTACGAGCCGCAACTCTTCAAATGCGCAGTTCAGCATCAGTGCAGCAACAGTTCAGCTTCCATTTGACAACACTATCCCAGTCACTGTGAACGGTAGACCCACAGGTTCCGTACCCAGAGACATTTCTCCACGCCAGAGTGAGACCCAAAAGACGAGCGAGTCGTCAATTTCGAACCACAAGAATGACAAGCTGTACAAGGGCATTGACATTGGCCACTTGCAAGTTTGCCTCGAGGCTCACAATGCAAAGACACTTACTTGCAATGCATGTCCTGCGACGTTCCACCACATGTCAGCCCCGAGAGTGCACACGAAACGGCATGCAGGTGAGGGGTCATACAAGTGCACACTGTGTACACTTGCATGCGTGTCTCAGGTCAGCCTCGAACGCCACATGCTTCTACACGGTTGCGACAAGTCCCCACAGTGTCCCGCTGCATCAGAGGATCAGATGGGAGAGAAGAGTCTTGAGGCTCACTGCGACCTCTGTCCTGGTACACCCTCTCTGTCACAGAGTGCCAAGAACCACATGCTGAAGCCAAATGGCAAGAGGCCACACAAGTGCAGCCTTtgtcctgcagtgttcagccaCAGCAGAGAACTGCGGCGTCACGGACAGACACACACTGgagagaagccacacaagtgcggGCTTTGTGCTGCCACGTTTGTCCACCGTGGACACTTGACGAACCACATGCGGATGCACACAGACGGGAAGCCGTGCAAGTGCAAGTTCTGTCCCGCTGAATTCATCAACCTGCACAACCTGAAGGACCATGAAAGAACTCACACCGGCGAGAAGCCATTCAAGTGCGAcatctgtcctgcagagttcagccagagcacaAACCTGCGGcgtcacaagcggacgcacacgggcgagaggccatacaagtgcgatctctgttcCGCAGCGTTCAACCAGAGCACACTACTGTGgcatcacaagcggacacacacgggcgaaaagccaTACAAATGCGATCTGTGTCTTACAAGGTTCAGCCGGATGCACCACTTGAAGGATCACGTACGGACTCACACCGGCAAGAAGCCTTACAGTTGCAACCTTTGTCACATAGGGTTCAGCCGGAGGACGAACCTGCGGCGCCACAAGGAGATGCATACGGAGTAG
- the LOC135378636 gene encoding uncharacterized protein LOC135378636: protein MPAFMQCSVWGCVNHGKKVKPPGIHLHRFPRSEPTRSKWLELLNWHGFPPSSKARVCSLHFVAGDYEHNPIALNSVGVVSVGLSRLKLGALPSLNLPGTSQLSQRPGIDAYPEYSVEPNSHEVHEFGIDVAQGETVGSSSHDASENPLYESIGQTVLKQDMRSPTFAMQDMEVQSQHMLSTSAAEKEQQDMYHPTVCVNVATHWCPVMKSKHVQTCTPRKQSKGTQADYQAKSMCSIGLQVQLMDLQNYDCCE from the exons ATGCCAGCATTCATGCAGTGCAGCGTTTGGGGCTGTGTAAATCATGGAAAAAAAGTTAAACCACCAGGCATTCACTTACATAGATTTCCACGGAGCGAGCCAACAAGAAGCAAGTGGCTTGAGTTGCTGAACTGGCACGGTTTTCCTCCAAGTTCCAAAGCACGTGTATGCAGTCTTCATTTCGTTGCAGGTGATTATGAGCATAACCCGATCGCGCTGAACTCCGTCGGTGTGGTGTCAGTCGGTCTCAGCCGTCTCAAGTTGGGCGCTTTGCCGTCACTCAACCTGCCGGGCACAAGTCAGCTAAGCCAGCGGCCAGGAATTGACGCTTACCCCGAGTACAGTGTGGAGCCGAATTCCCACGAGGTTCACGAATTTGGGATCGATGTGGCGCAAGGTGAAACG GTTGGCAGCTCCTCGCACGACGCCTCTGAGAATCCGTTATATGAAAGTATTGGACAAACG GTACTGAAACAGGACATGAGATCTCCAACATTTGCGATGCAAGACATGGAAGTGCAGAGCCAGCACATGCTCTCTACCAGCGCAGCCGAAAAG GAACAGCAGGACATGTATCATCCTACAGTGTGTGTGAACGTGGCAACACACTGGTGTCCTGTGATGAAAAGTAAACACGTGCAGACGTGTACACCAAGAAAGCAATCAAAGG GCACGCAAGCAGACTATCAAGCCAAATCGATGTGCTCTATTGGTTTACAAGTACAACTCATGGACTTACAAAACTATGACTGCTGCGAGTAG